The Xiphophorus couchianus chromosome 5, X_couchianus-1.0, whole genome shotgun sequence genome includes a region encoding these proteins:
- the LOC114145576 gene encoding LOW QUALITY PROTEIN: ectonucleotide pyrophosphatase/phosphodiesterase family member 2-like (The sequence of the model RefSeq protein was modified relative to this genomic sequence to represent the inferred CDS: deleted 1 base in 1 codon), with protein sequence MLLQKLCVWMLSVLCSSDLCWGFVSGRPKRSGEDGTAARMETRSLPVYVPTSGSCRNRCYELVEAEAPNCRCDNLCKAYRSCCSDFNQLCLRTEGGYECSKDRCGETRNEQHACHCSDDCLARGDCCTNYRKLCRGDTSWLQGKCEAIKSPECPAGFARPPLIVLSLDGFSASYVKRGNSIIPNILKIRKCGTQAPYMRPVYPSKTFPNLYTMSTGLYPESHGIVENSMYDSIFNATFTLMTKEKLNHRWWGGQPIWITALKQGLKAANFFWPVAIPLERRILTLLQWLHLPEGERPYVYAMHSEEPDAHTHVMGPKSADLNNTLIAVDRIVGQLMDGLKQMNLHRCVNIILVGDHGMEEAHCDRTEFLSNYLTTVDDIILVPGSLGRIRSRYPSNLKYDPKAVVANLTCKKAEQHFKPYLKQHLPKRLHYANNRRIEDIHLLVERKWQVERKVPVGRKHCGFLGDHGYDNKINSMQTIFLGYGPSFKFKTKVPAFENIELYNVMCDLLGLQPAPNNGTHGSLNHLLRSPTFRPTMPEEVSRPTASSHVTATNDLGCNCDEKNKVEELNRRLRQAIDDTRYLPYGRPAVLFHDKYTILRHSDYISSYSATLFMPLWTSYTVSRQVELSPLPESLSNCARPDARVPPVFSQSCSNYRAEKHVTYAFLYPPQLSSNLKRKEDAILITNTVPMYPAFKRIWTYFQKALVKKYATERNGVNILVGPIFDYNYDGVRDSAETIRDHVSGVVPIPTHYFVVMTSCLDATQTAHLCNGALRSATFILPHRPNNDETCNSSEDESRWVEDLMKMHTARIRDVELLTGLDLFRRTSRSYAEILSFKTFMHTYEREI encoded by the exons ATGTTGCTGCAGAAACTG TGTGTGTGGATGCTGTCGGTGCTGTGCAGCTCGGACCTGTGTTGGGGCTTTGTCTCCGGGCGGCCCAAGCGCTCAGGAGAGGACGGGACCGCAGCCAGGATGGAGA CTCGCTCCTTGCCAGTCTACGTGCCGACCTCCGGCTCCTGCAGGAACAGATGCTATGAGCTTGTGGAGGCCGAGGCCCCAAACTGTCGCTGTGACAACCTGTGTAAAGCCTACcgcagctgctgctctgacttCAACCAGCTCTGCCTCCGGACAG AGGGAGGTTATGAATGCAGCAAGGATCGATGCGGCGAGACCCGGAATGAACAGCACGCCTGCCACTGCTCTGATGACTGCCTCGCCAGGGGAGactgctgcaccaactacaGGAAGCTGTGCAGAG GAGACACTTCCTGGTTGCAGGGTAAATGTGAGGCAATCAAGAGCCCAGAGTGTCCTGCTGG GTTTGCTCGTCCACCTCTCATCGTACTGTCTCTCGATGGGTTCAGTGCGTCTTACGTGAAGAGGGGGAACTCCATCATACCCAACATCTTAAAAATCC GAAAATGTGGAACCCAAGCTCCTTACATGAGGCCTGTTTATCCTTCCAAAACCTTCCCTAACCTCTATACAATGTCAACA GGTCTCTATCCAGAGTCTCATGGCATCGTTGAAAACTCCATGTATGACTCAATATTTAATGCAACATTCACCCTGATGACCAAAGAAAAGCTGAACCACCGCTGGTGGGGAGGACAACCA ATCTGGATCACTGCCCTCAAACAGGGACTGAAAGCTGCCAACTTCTTCTGGCCTGT GGCCATTCCTTTGGAGAGGAGGATCCTGACTTTGCTGCAGTGGCTCCATCTTCCTGAAGGAGAGAG GCCCTATGTTTATGCCATGCACTCTGAGGAACCAGACGCTCATACACACGTAATGGGCCCAAAGAGTGCAGAC CTTAACAATACTCTGATTGCGGTTGATCGGATTGTGGGCCAGCTGATGGACGGACTCAAGCAGATGAACCTGCACCGATGTGTCAACATCATCCTGGTGGGAGACCACG GTATGGAAGAGGCTCACTGTGATCGCACAGAGTTCCTCAGCAACTACTTGACCACTGTTGATGACATCATCCTCGTCCCTGGGTCTCTTGGCAGAATACGCTCCAGATATCCCAGCAACCTCAAAT atgaCCCCAAGGCTGTTGTTGCAAATCTAACA TGTAAGAAAGCAGAGCAGCACTTTAAGCCGTACCTGAAGCAGCACCTGCCTAAGAGACTGCACTATGCCAACAATCGGCGTATTGAAGACATCCACCTGCTGGTGGAGAGGAAGTGGCAAGTGGAGAG GAAAGTCCCAGTGGGGAGGAAACACTGTGGATTCTTAGGCGACCATGGATATGACAATAAGATCAACAGCATGCAG ACTATTTTCTTGGGCTATGGACCTTCATTTAAATTCAAGACCAAAGTTCCAGCCTTTGAAAACATTGAGCTGTATAACGTCATGTGTG ATCTCCTGGGTCTACAACCGGCTCCAAACAATGGAACTCATGGCAGTCTGAACCACCTGCTGAGAAGTCCAACTTTTAGACCCACCATGCCAGAGGAGGTGTCCAGGCCAACGGCCTCCAGCCACGTTACGGCAACAAATGACTTGGGCTGCAACTGCGATGAAAAG AACAAAGTGGAGGAGCTAAACCGGCGATTGAGGCAAGCTATTGATG ACACCAGGTACCTGCCGTACGGCCGACCTGCTGTCCTCTTCCATGATAAATACACCATCCTACGTCACAGCGACTACATCAGCAGCTACAGTGCAACCCTGTTCATGCCCCTCTGGACATCCTACACCGTCAGCAGACAG GTAGAGCTGTCTCCTCTGCCTGAGTCTCTGTCCAACTGTGCGAGACCGGACGCCAGAGTCCCACCGGTCTTCAGCCAGTCGTGTTCCAACTACAGAGCAGAGAAACATGTCACATATGCCTTCCTGTACCCGCCGC AGCTTTCCTCAAACctgaagagaaaagaagatgCTATCCTCATCACCAACACCGTGCCCATGTATCCTGCATTTAAGA GAATCTGGACTTACTTTCAGAAAGCTCTGGTGAAGAAATACGCCACTGAGAGGAACGGAGTGAACATTCTTGTTGGACCCATCTTTGACTACAATTATGAT GGAGTCAGAGACTCGGCTGAGACAATCAGAGA CCATGTGAGTGGAGTCGTCCCCATCCCGACTCATTACTTTGTGGTGATGACCAGCTGCCTGGACGCCACACAGACTGCACACTTATGCAACGGTGCACTGAGAAGCGCCACTTTCATCCTCCCACACCGACCCAACAACGACGAGACCTGCAAC AGCTCTGAGGATGAGTCCCGCTGGGTGGAGGACCTGATGAAGATGCACACGGCCCGGATCAGAGATGTGGAGCTGCTCACAGGCCTAGACCTGTTCCGGAGAACCAGCCGGAGCTACGCCGAGATCCTTTCCTTTAAAACATTCATGCACACGTATGAGAGAGAGATCTGA